The Gammaproteobacteria bacterium region GGAAATCTCCTTCTGTTGCATGGCAGCAGAGGGCCATCGAGGCAAGCGGAACGACACATGAAGCGGCGCATCGACATAGCAGATCTCGAGCTTGGCATGTTTGTTGCCGAGCTCGATCGGCCGTGGCTGGAAAGTCCGTTCCTGTTCCAGGGCTTCTTGCTCGACTCCGAAGATGACCTGGCGACACTGCGCAGCCTGTGCAGCTTTGTCATTGTCGATGCCGAGCAATCGACCTATATCCCCAGATCCTTCCACGCTGCACCTGCGGCGGAGGTGGACGATACTGAACACGACTCGCAAGGGCCGGCGGCCATTCGCGATGTCGACGCCAATGATCCGCGGCGGTTCGCCCGGAGCTTTCGTGAAGTCATTGGCGTGCATCGTCGCGCCCAGCTTCGGCTGATCGAACTCATCGACCGTCGTCGCCTTGGCAAGCGCGTCGATTGCGCCGCGGTTCGTGATGTGGTCGAGGATCTCGATCGCATCATTCGCGAGCATCCCAATGCCGCGATGTGGCTGACCAAGATGCGCGAACAGGACGAACTGACGGCGTCGCACTGCATCAATGTCGCCATCCTGTCGATGACCTTCGCCCGCTACCGGCGGCTGCCGGAAAACATGATCCGCAGCATCGGGCTCGGCGCCATGCTGCACGATATCGGCCTGACTGGCCCCGCCAACGACATCATCAGTTCTCGTGCCCGCCTGGGTGAAGCCGAGTTCAAGGTGGTTCGTCGCCATCCTGTCGACGGGCTGTTCAGTCTCAGGAACCTGGACGAGCTGGACAAGGTCGCGCGGGAAATCATTCGCTCGCACCATGAGCGCCTCGATGGATCGGGCTACCCTGACGGCCTGCGTGGCGACGAGATTCCGGAGCATGTACGGATTGTCGGCATTGCCGATGCCTATGACGCCATGGCCAGTGATCGAAGCTATCGCGCGGCCATGCAGCCGACGGCCGCGATGAGCGAGCTGCGGAAAGACGCCGCCGACAGCTTCGGTGAATCGCTGGTCCAGGAATTCATTCGCTGCATCGGCATCTACCCGGTCGGCAGCGTGGTCAAGTTGAATACCGGTGCCATTGGCATGGTGGCCTCCACCCTGCCTTCTTCCCGCCTGACCCCGCTGGTGCTGATCCTCAAGGACAGCAATGGTCGCAACCTCGCGCCCCGCCAGCTGGTCAACCTCGCAGCCGTGAATCGCATGCGGGAGAAGCGCGAAGACAAGTGGGCCATTGTCGATACGGTCAACCCGCTCGACTACCGCATCAACATTGCGGCAATTGCCATTGATGAAATGCGCGCCTTCCGCTGAGCGGCGCGTCCTCCAGTCAATAAAAAAGGCCGGCGATCGCCGGCCTTTCTGCTTTCCGGGGTTCCTGCCTAGCGCGAGAAATCGAATCGAATGTTCATTCGCGCCCGGCTGGGCTTGCCGACACCGTTGACGAACTTCGGCGTGAATACCCAGCGCTTCATCGCCAGCAGGACCTTGGTACAGGCGTCTCCGAATCGTGCTTCGTTGACATTGCAGGCCAGCAGGTCGAGTTCACCGGTTGCGGAAATGCCGACGGTGATGTCCGCAATCACGGTGGTCGCCGCACCGTAGACAGAAGGTGGCGTTTCAGGCTGGACGTATTCCAGCCGCAGGCTCTCCGAGTTGCTGAAATCGAAAGCCATCTGTTCCTTGCCGTCCTGGGTGACGACACGCCAGTCGATACCGACCGCAACGGTGGCTTCATCCGTCTGCTTCAGCGCGGCTTCGTCAAGAGCGCGCTTGTGGACGACCGGCGCGAGCTTCTCGACGATGCTGTCCGGCAGAGTGGTGTGAACTTCGGTAATGCTGGCTGCACCGTCCT contains the following coding sequences:
- a CDS encoding HD-GYP domain-containing protein, coding for MKRRIDIADLELGMFVAELDRPWLESPFLFQGFLLDSEDDLATLRSLCSFVIVDAEQSTYIPRSFHAAPAAEVDDTEHDSQGPAAIRDVDANDPRRFARSFREVIGVHRRAQLRLIELIDRRRLGKRVDCAAVRDVVEDLDRIIREHPNAAMWLTKMREQDELTASHCINVAILSMTFARYRRLPENMIRSIGLGAMLHDIGLTGPANDIISSRARLGEAEFKVVRRHPVDGLFSLRNLDELDKVAREIIRSHHERLDGSGYPDGLRGDEIPEHVRIVGIADAYDAMASDRSYRAAMQPTAAMSELRKDAADSFGESLVQEFIRCIGIYPVGSVVKLNTGAIGMVASTLPSSRLTPLVLILKDSNGRNLAPRQLVNLAAVNRMREKREDKWAIVDTVNPLDYRINIAAIAIDEMRAFR